A genomic region of bacterium contains the following coding sequences:
- a CDS encoding pyridoxamine 5'-phosphate oxidase family protein: MPRRFRDDDIQRLLGSLEVVVLATIQPDGSPLAMPVWFWHDRESLTMISEAATQKVRNIRRDPRICVVAESGSREDARAVIVGGRAEFVGETPARQALVRGLVDKYKPNLGRRWRGDAMPADRVMFRVVPAWVRTYGM, translated from the coding sequence TATCCAGCGGCTTCTCGGCTCGCTCGAGGTCGTCGTGCTGGCAACGATTCAGCCGGACGGCTCACCGCTCGCGATGCCGGTGTGGTTCTGGCACGATCGCGAGTCGCTCACGATGATCAGCGAAGCCGCTACACAAAAGGTGCGCAATATCCGCCGCGACCCGCGCATCTGTGTCGTCGCCGAGTCGGGGTCGCGGGAGGACGCGCGCGCCGTGATTGTCGGGGGACGGGCGGAATTCGTCGGAGAAACGCCGGCGCGGCAGGCGCTCGTCCGCGGCCTGGTCGACAAGTACAAGCCGAATCTCGGCCGCCGGTGGCGCGGCGACGCGATGCCGGCGGACCGCGTCATGTTCCGGGTCGTTCCAGCTTGGGTACGGACCTACGGGATGTGA